In Haloterrigena turkmenica DSM 5511, a single genomic region encodes these proteins:
- a CDS encoding ABC transporter substrate-binding protein has protein sequence MRTRSVWALDDEDDPVVDSIAAGIGRTPARLLAYLLLRAERETDPTTNVHLQIGTGVNRTTISEAMARLESRDLVERTTVNAAASGGRPRTAWRPTAGIEPTIETTYESHARALLELADGFRGGATVEPRSGAAAPSDSPIELALNWRPNALHLPIYAAIAAEWYDAFGIDVRLEHRDGSRRALERVVSGTAELALAGAATVVRAREAGEPIVPVAPLYQRAMTVLYTVREAFGEPLRSVDQLEGRRVGMPPNAETRLLGRLFLSQRAFDKDVTVVDTNGEERDALRRGEADVVTGSIADPRELERDGATVDVLPITDHFPIYGPTIVAHKRTLDERAREIGNVLAGTTGGWAAARRDPGPAAERIAAESDDPPERIRRTFARAASDFGSSDAVRERGWGWHRPEMWDRLRTALAQGSLLGDAA, from the coding sequence ATGCGAACGCGTTCCGTCTGGGCACTCGACGACGAGGACGACCCGGTCGTCGACAGTATCGCGGCCGGGATCGGGCGAACGCCGGCCCGACTCCTCGCGTATCTGCTCCTGCGAGCCGAGCGCGAGACCGATCCGACGACGAACGTTCACCTGCAGATCGGCACCGGTGTGAACCGAACGACGATCAGCGAGGCGATGGCGCGACTCGAGTCCCGCGACCTGGTCGAGCGGACGACCGTCAACGCGGCCGCGTCCGGCGGTCGACCGCGGACCGCGTGGCGACCGACCGCCGGCATCGAGCCGACGATCGAAACGACCTACGAGAGTCACGCACGGGCGCTGCTCGAACTCGCCGATGGCTTCCGCGGCGGCGCGACAGTGGAACCGCGGTCCGGCGCGGCAGCACCGTCAGACTCGCCGATCGAACTCGCGCTGAACTGGCGACCGAACGCGCTTCACCTCCCGATATACGCGGCGATCGCGGCCGAGTGGTACGACGCGTTCGGAATCGACGTCCGGCTCGAGCATCGTGACGGCTCCCGGCGAGCGCTCGAGCGCGTCGTCTCGGGAACGGCGGAGTTGGCCCTCGCCGGCGCCGCGACGGTCGTCCGCGCCCGCGAGGCCGGCGAGCCGATCGTCCCGGTCGCGCCGCTCTACCAGCGGGCGATGACCGTCCTCTACACCGTCCGCGAGGCGTTCGGTGAGCCCCTGCGCAGCGTCGATCAGCTCGAGGGCCGACGAGTCGGCATGCCGCCGAACGCCGAGACGCGCCTGCTCGGACGACTCTTTCTCTCGCAGAGAGCGTTCGACAAGGACGTCACCGTCGTCGATACGAACGGCGAGGAGCGCGACGCCCTCCGTCGCGGCGAGGCCGACGTCGTGACCGGATCGATCGCCGATCCGCGAGAGCTCGAGCGAGATGGAGCGACCGTCGACGTGCTCCCGATTACCGATCACTTCCCGATCTACGGGCCGACGATCGTCGCCCATAAGCGGACGCTCGACGAGCGGGCGCGGGAGATCGGGAACGTCCTCGCGGGGACGACCGGCGGCTGGGCCGCGGCGCGTCGCGATCCCGGCCCGGCGGCCGAGCGGATCGCCGCGGAGAGCGACGACCCGCCGGAGCGAATTCGGCGAACGTTCGCTCGCGCGGCGTCCGACTTCGGCAGCAGCGACGCCGTCCGCGAACGCGGCTGGGGCTGGCATCGACCCGAGATGTGGGACCGCCTCCGAACGGCCTTAGCGCAGGGTTCGCTGCTCGGTGATGCGGCGTGA
- a CDS encoding sodium:calcium antiporter has protein sequence MSAAELVGLAALFLTGVVLVIWCVEVFIEAVARSAVSLGISGFFLAVLLAGIDLENAILGVTAAFVDLPSLALGTVFGESLFVLAVAVGVAGLAVPFRMTVPRIYLLLLVLVPLPAFALSLDGTLDWTDGAILTVLFVPLLAGIFWRERRSETTFLLSGEVEEVVDLEADAEAGAAAESTAVAGAGAEPNGGDRAPALGSERDDRRADRDLDLDLDLDEFVPDLEGKSGRFSLAVALLAIVGMTIGSGLTVVSAEGIFVALGISGLAFGATVLSFIASIEELALTVEPVRQGRAHLAVGNVVGSTVFYVTANVGLIALLRPIDTAGAVMTVHWPFLAACLLVVAGLLARGRVTRAGGAALLALYVGYWIANYA, from the coding sequence ATGAGCGCCGCGGAGCTCGTCGGTCTCGCCGCCCTGTTTCTGACGGGCGTCGTCCTCGTGATCTGGTGCGTCGAGGTCTTCATCGAGGCCGTCGCCCGGAGCGCCGTCTCTCTCGGCATCTCCGGGTTTTTCCTCGCGGTCCTCCTCGCCGGAATCGACCTCGAGAACGCGATCCTCGGCGTTACGGCGGCGTTCGTCGACCTCCCGTCCCTCGCGCTCGGGACGGTGTTCGGCGAGTCGCTGTTCGTCCTCGCGGTCGCCGTCGGCGTCGCGGGGCTGGCCGTCCCGTTTCGGATGACCGTCCCCCGGATCTACCTGCTGTTGCTCGTTCTCGTCCCCCTCCCGGCGTTCGCGCTCTCGCTCGACGGCACGCTCGACTGGACGGACGGCGCGATCCTGACGGTCCTGTTCGTCCCGCTGCTCGCCGGCATCTTCTGGCGCGAACGACGGTCGGAGACGACGTTCCTGCTCTCGGGAGAGGTCGAAGAGGTCGTCGACCTCGAGGCGGACGCGGAGGCGGGCGCAGCGGCGGAATCGACAGCGGTCGCAGGTGCGGGCGCGGAACCCAACGGTGGCGATCGAGCGCCCGCTCTCGGTTCGGAGCGCGACGACCGACGCGCGGATCGCGACCTCGATCTCGATCTGGACCTCGACGAGTTCGTCCCCGACCTCGAGGGGAAAAGCGGACGGTTCAGCCTCGCCGTCGCGCTCCTCGCGATCGTCGGCATGACGATCGGCTCCGGACTCACCGTGGTGAGCGCCGAAGGGATCTTCGTGGCGCTTGGCATCTCAGGGCTCGCGTTCGGCGCGACGGTGCTCTCCTTTATCGCCTCGATCGAGGAGTTGGCGCTCACCGTCGAACCGGTTCGACAGGGCCGAGCGCACCTCGCCGTGGGGAACGTCGTCGGGAGCACGGTGTTCTACGTGACGGCCAACGTCGGCCTCATCGCGTTGCTGCGCCCCATCGATACCGCGGGCGCGGTGATGACGGTCCACTGGCCGTTTCTCGCCGCGTGTCTGCTCGTCGTCGCCGGGCTGCTCGCTCGCGGTCGAGTGACGCGAGCGGGCGGCGCGGCGCTGCTCGCGCTCTATGTCGGCTACTGGATCGCGAACTACGCGTGA
- a CDS encoding ABC transporter ATP-binding protein produces MIDLADVTVRFDDITAIEDVDLRIDDGEFVTVVGPSGCGKTTLLRTIGGLQTPTTGRVRIDGKPPAAAQAGADLGFVFQRHTLFQWKTALENVTFLRRLAGEEPDEADARALLETMGLGGFADARPAALSGGMRQRVAIARALHLGADVLLMDEPFGELDEITRDELGVEIRDVWRRERKTVVFVTHSVPEAVFLADRCLVVCGRPGRIEAAYEIDLPEPRDADVFGSRAFQEQVATVRRTLHEAHDRDRERDRGRDR; encoded by the coding sequence GTGATCGATCTCGCGGACGTCACGGTTCGGTTCGACGATATCACCGCGATCGAAGACGTCGATCTCCGGATCGACGACGGCGAGTTCGTCACGGTCGTCGGTCCGTCGGGCTGCGGGAAGACGACGCTGCTGCGGACGATCGGCGGCCTCCAGACGCCGACGACCGGCCGCGTGCGCATCGACGGGAAGCCGCCCGCGGCCGCACAGGCCGGTGCCGACCTCGGCTTCGTCTTCCAGCGCCACACTCTCTTCCAGTGGAAGACCGCCCTCGAGAACGTCACCTTTCTCCGGCGACTGGCCGGCGAGGAACCCGACGAGGCCGACGCGCGGGCGCTGCTGGAGACGATGGGCCTCGGGGGGTTCGCGGACGCCCGACCGGCGGCGCTCTCCGGCGGGATGCGCCAGCGGGTCGCGATCGCTCGCGCGCTCCACCTCGGCGCGGACGTGCTCCTGATGGACGAGCCGTTCGGCGAACTCGACGAGATCACACGCGACGAACTCGGGGTCGAGATCCGGGACGTCTGGCGCCGCGAGCGGAAGACGGTCGTCTTCGTCACTCACAGCGTTCCCGAAGCGGTGTTTCTCGCCGATCGCTGTCTCGTCGTCTGCGGGCGACCGGGCCGGATCGAGGCCGCCTACGAAATCGACCTGCCCGAACCGCGGGACGCGGACGTCTTCGGCTCGCGGGCGTTCCAGGAACAAGTTGCGACCGTCCGACGGACGCTTCACGAGGCCCACGACCGAGACCGGGAGCGAGATCGAGGGCGAGACCGATGA
- a CDS encoding SAM-dependent methyltransferase, which yields MTSDESKADSPREAALNEHYGVTDLGDEILAALEAAGKDVDALTRDDIASFDEFHIRGREATREVADLAAVEANSRVLDIGCGIGGPARTLASEFGCDVVGIDIVEEYCRAATLFTDRVGLTDEVRFQRGNALDLPFEDETFDVVWFEHTLLNVEATEAAVEEAGRVCRPGGTLALYEIYAGPRGEPVFPVPWASDASLSHLDPPERLREIVLGRGFDEIAWRDVTGPSLEWFRNVVESMRSRPADAPPPLGLNLLMGSETPVKAANVVRNLEEDRIAVVQGVYERVS from the coding sequence ATGACGAGCGATGAATCGAAAGCGGACAGCCCCCGCGAAGCGGCCTTGAACGAACACTACGGAGTGACCGACCTCGGCGACGAAATCCTCGCCGCCCTCGAAGCCGCCGGGAAAGACGTCGACGCGCTCACTCGGGACGATATCGCGTCGTTCGACGAGTTCCACATCCGCGGCCGCGAGGCGACCCGAGAAGTCGCCGACCTCGCGGCGGTCGAAGCCAACTCTCGCGTCCTCGACATCGGGTGCGGGATCGGTGGGCCCGCTCGCACCCTCGCTTCCGAGTTCGGTTGCGACGTCGTCGGAATCGATATCGTCGAGGAGTACTGTCGGGCTGCGACGCTCTTTACCGATCGAGTGGGGTTGACCGACGAGGTCCGCTTCCAGCGCGGAAACGCCCTCGACCTGCCGTTCGAGGACGAGACGTTCGACGTCGTTTGGTTCGAGCACACGTTGCTGAACGTCGAGGCCACGGAAGCGGCGGTCGAGGAAGCGGGGCGCGTCTGCAGACCAGGGGGTACGCTCGCACTGTACGAAATCTATGCCGGGCCGCGGGGCGAACCGGTGTTCCCGGTCCCCTGGGCGTCGGATGCGTCCCTCAGCCACCTCGATCCGCCCGAGCGACTCCGGGAGATCGTCCTCGGTCGCGGCTTCGACGAGATCGCCTGGAGGGACGTCACGGGGCCGAGCCTCGAGTGGTTTCGGAACGTGGTGGAGTCGATGCGATCGCGGCCAGCGGACGCGCCGCCACCGCTCGGACTCAACCTCCTGATGGGATCGGAAACGCCGGTCAAAGCGGCGAACGTCGTCCGGAACCTCGAAGAAGACCGGATCGCCGTCGTCCAGGGCGTGTACGAACGTGTGAGTTAG
- a CDS encoding ABC transporter substrate-binding protein, whose amino-acid sequence MANIRYDRRRFLAVAGGVTSTVAGCLGGPGESDSSDTADGEPTVTDVSLLLNWRISGLHAPYVAARENGFYADEGFESVDIESGDGSDFAANQAGLGNVEFAITSADQLLNVNSRGLSPRCVAVVMQRNPNVVFATRDGFGELTDPEQLEGTTVGSGPGMVRQMTEAYLDRHGVLESVDYVDAGFDTVQQLLAGDLDAAGGVFGDVVDAEHQGATVDVLSIDETIRSYGHLIATDADFAGSNEATVRSFLRATARGAAWASTNPADAVDLLVDAQPELEEVRENQADKWDRMHAEYMFSETVRERGWGYSESGPWEETYETLAAADVFEDDVDPETVWTNDYLDDESEHIADYAARVES is encoded by the coding sequence ATGGCAAACATACGCTACGATCGCCGCCGATTCCTCGCCGTCGCGGGGGGCGTAACTTCGACCGTCGCTGGCTGTCTCGGCGGTCCAGGTGAGAGCGACTCGAGCGATACCGCCGACGGCGAGCCCACCGTCACCGACGTCTCGCTGCTGCTCAACTGGCGGATCAGCGGGCTGCACGCGCCCTACGTCGCGGCCCGTGAGAACGGATTTTACGCGGACGAGGGGTTCGAGAGCGTCGATATCGAGAGCGGGGACGGCTCGGACTTCGCCGCGAATCAGGCCGGACTGGGGAACGTCGAGTTCGCGATCACGAGCGCCGATCAACTGCTGAACGTCAACAGCCGCGGTCTCTCGCCGCGCTGCGTCGCGGTCGTCATGCAGCGCAACCCGAACGTGGTCTTCGCGACCCGCGACGGATTCGGCGAGCTGACCGACCCCGAGCAACTCGAGGGAACGACCGTCGGCAGCGGTCCCGGGATGGTCCGCCAGATGACCGAGGCGTACCTCGATCGCCACGGCGTCCTCGAGAGCGTCGACTACGTCGACGCCGGTTTCGACACCGTCCAGCAGCTGCTCGCGGGCGACCTCGACGCCGCCGGCGGCGTGTTCGGCGACGTCGTCGACGCCGAACATCAAGGCGCGACGGTCGACGTGCTCTCGATCGACGAGACGATCCGCTCGTACGGCCACCTCATCGCGACCGACGCGGACTTCGCCGGTTCGAACGAGGCGACCGTCCGCTCGTTTCTCCGCGCGACCGCGAGGGGTGCCGCCTGGGCGAGCACCAACCCCGCTGACGCGGTCGACCTCCTCGTCGACGCCCAGCCCGAACTCGAGGAGGTCCGCGAGAACCAGGCCGACAAGTGGGATCGGATGCACGCCGAGTACATGTTCTCGGAGACCGTCCGCGAGCGCGGCTGGGGATACAGCGAATCGGGACCGTGGGAGGAGACCTACGAGACGCTCGCGGCGGCCGACGTCTTCGAGGACGACGTCGATCCCGAAACGGTGTGGACGAACGACTACCTCGATGATGAGTCCGAACACATCGCCGACTACGCGGCACGGGTCGAATCGTAA
- a CDS encoding cupredoxin domain-containing protein has product MTNEQRSREDVSRRGVLKGTAALAGTAALTGRAGAYRDVVDYPLPAAQGDVEGRTLSLLGIVGGWVGVAPAEIDGASNPPLRLMEGVENEIIWTNGDGSRHNFTIGDDQDEVIEATEFVEEQGESTSLTITPEEGMAQYYCIPHPVQMRGPIELVDPGEVHELSVRVEDENGDPLGAEVFVGDHHSFSNVVARGGPDQEGQSGESQELEPGDDEGGNQTASNETVGNETAGNETVGNETAGNETVGNETAGNETVGNETAGNETAGNETASDGVQEEETPADEDAPAIARFDMLEDGEYDLEVWTYGHERVTDTVTIDGEDQEITVTLPATDPGEPTETFSMRLEEGQWVGQEPEAIADQTNPTLELEADETYAIEWENGIGRLQPEGENRVFEPLPGHNFVIASGGDTNEWNTYVRSDFLSEEGETQTVEFVANEQMGVYLDQSQLEAVGEIAIGGAADGEAVPAGDETAGNETGGNETAEGIGNETDGNETLETVDNETLETADNETIEAAGNETEGNETLETPGNETGDDD; this is encoded by the coding sequence ATGACCAACGAACAACGCTCACGCGAGGACGTTTCCCGTCGCGGCGTGCTGAAGGGAACGGCGGCGCTGGCCGGGACGGCCGCGCTCACGGGCCGTGCCGGCGCCTACCGCGACGTCGTCGACTACCCGCTGCCGGCCGCGCAGGGCGATGTCGAGGGCCGGACGCTCTCGCTGCTCGGCATCGTCGGCGGCTGGGTCGGCGTCGCGCCCGCGGAGATCGACGGCGCTTCGAACCCGCCGCTGCGACTGATGGAAGGCGTAGAGAACGAGATCATCTGGACGAACGGCGACGGCTCGCGCCACAACTTCACCATCGGTGACGACCAGGACGAAGTGATCGAGGCGACCGAGTTCGTGGAGGAACAGGGCGAGTCCACCTCGCTCACGATCACTCCCGAGGAGGGAATGGCCCAGTACTACTGCATCCCGCATCCGGTTCAGATGCGCGGTCCGATCGAACTGGTCGATCCGGGGGAGGTCCACGAACTCAGCGTCCGCGTCGAGGACGAGAACGGCGACCCGCTGGGCGCGGAGGTCTTCGTCGGCGATCACCACTCCTTCTCCAACGTCGTCGCCCGAGGGGGTCCGGACCAGGAAGGCCAGAGCGGAGAGTCGCAGGAATTGGAACCGGGCGACGACGAAGGCGGCAACCAGACGGCCAGCAACGAAACAGTCGGTAACGAAACGGCAGGTAATGAGACGGTCGGCAACGAAACGGCAGGTAATGAGACGGTCGGCAACGAAACGGCAGGTAACGAGACGGTCGGCAACGAAACGGCAGGTAACGAGACGGCCGGCAACGAAACGGCCAGTGACGGCGTTCAGGAGGAGGAAACGCCGGCCGACGAGGACGCGCCGGCGATCGCCCGTTTCGACATGCTCGAGGACGGCGAGTACGACCTCGAGGTCTGGACCTACGGCCACGAGCGGGTCACCGACACGGTGACGATCGACGGTGAGGATCAGGAGATCACAGTCACGCTGCCCGCAACGGATCCGGGCGAACCGACCGAGACCTTCTCGATGCGTCTCGAGGAGGGCCAGTGGGTCGGACAGGAGCCCGAGGCGATCGCCGACCAGACCAACCCGACGCTCGAACTCGAGGCGGACGAGACCTACGCGATCGAGTGGGAGAACGGGATCGGTCGCCTCCAGCCCGAGGGGGAGAACCGGGTCTTCGAACCTCTTCCCGGCCACAACTTCGTGATCGCCAGCGGCGGCGACACCAACGAGTGGAACACGTACGTCCGGTCGGACTTCCTCAGCGAGGAGGGCGAGACCCAGACCGTCGAGTTCGTCGCCAACGAGCAGATGGGCGTCTACTTAGACCAGTCGCAACTCGAGGCGGTCGGCGAGATCGCCATCGGCGGTGCGGCCGACGGCGAGGCGGTCCCCGCCGGCGACGAGACGGCCGGTAACGAGACGGGTGGCAACGAGACGGCCGAGGGAATCGGCAACGAAACGGATGGCAATGAGACGCTCGAGACGGTCGACAACGAGACGCTCGAGACGGCAGACAACGAGACGATCGAAGCCGCCGGAAACGAGACGGAGGGCAACGAGACGCTCGAGACCCCCGGCAACGAGACGGGCGACGACGACTGA
- a CDS encoding ABC transporter permease has product MTARIRTLAGDVFFPTAALAVAALCWWAVTVVGDVPSFVLPSPGAVVARLTGNPTLYAHNAWYTLETVLYGGSVGIAAGFLLAVLVAYLPWFRTAVYPYLVAVRVLPKIAVAPLLLIYLGTGTETAVVFVALITFFPLVLSTAAGLERAPSAHRDLLRSVDAGPLERIVYVDLPYALPDVFAGLKQSVTLAVVGAVVAEWVIADRGLGFLILMGSENVRPDVMLAALAVLLALGLALYGAVVLVQRGVKRWLGLEMAG; this is encoded by the coding sequence ATGACGGCGCGAATCCGGACGCTCGCGGGCGACGTGTTCTTCCCGACCGCCGCGCTGGCCGTCGCCGCGCTGTGCTGGTGGGCGGTGACGGTCGTCGGCGACGTACCGTCGTTCGTCCTGCCCTCGCCGGGCGCCGTCGTCGCTCGACTGACGGGGAATCCGACACTGTACGCACACAACGCCTGGTATACCCTCGAGACGGTCCTCTACGGCGGCAGCGTCGGGATCGCGGCCGGCTTCCTGCTGGCGGTGCTCGTCGCCTACCTCCCCTGGTTCCGGACGGCGGTCTACCCCTATCTGGTGGCCGTCAGAGTCCTGCCGAAGATCGCCGTCGCGCCGCTGCTGTTAATCTACCTCGGGACGGGAACGGAGACCGCCGTCGTCTTCGTCGCGCTCATCACCTTCTTCCCGCTCGTGCTGAGCACCGCCGCCGGCCTCGAGCGCGCCCCGTCGGCCCACCGCGACCTGCTGCGGTCGGTCGACGCCGGCCCGCTCGAGCGGATCGTCTACGTCGACCTCCCGTACGCGCTGCCGGACGTCTTCGCGGGGCTCAAGCAGTCGGTGACCCTCGCGGTGGTGGGCGCGGTCGTCGCGGAGTGGGTGATCGCGGACCGCGGACTGGGCTTTCTGATCCTGATGGGCTCGGAGAACGTCCGCCCGGACGTCATGCTCGCGGCGCTCGCGGTGTTGCTGGCACTGGGACTGGCACTGTACGGGGCGGTGGTGCTCGTCCAGCGCGGTGTGAAGCGGTGGCTGGGGCTCGAAATGGCGGGTTGA
- a CDS encoding pyrroloquinoline quinone-dependent dehydrogenase yields MALRNDRAVQAARDIELVEIEDGYTLVGGPEESITQQHDSDRIPEVDVDQEMLSNSGEDPESWLMYGGNYEQHRVTTADLITPDTVSDLELEYELSVGTGSSMEGTPIVVPGDPPVMYQTNGPNHMKAIDPREGEVLWSYTYAVPMGVELCCDDNNRGAAVWGDKVYMTTLDSGVVALNRYTGEEEWYTSTADHEVGYSATWAPVIHDGTIYTGSAGGEYGVLGFEAAIDAESGEIQWQTDTLPEDEWVGASREHGCGTTWMTPTIDEERGVLYTAVANPGPDFDGTVRPGPNFPTCGTIALDLESGEFQWGFQSSPHDVWDYDAVAPRVLLRDVDVDDGPSEMVVGSDKTGWVYMMDAESGQLHERSQEICQHINMWEMIPHISADERIPFVPGAPGGNDWQPPSYNPETGYVYVVHQNFPQDLYWRYEEYSEGNPYWGGGLDDPASEMPDEWNESITAFAAVDPATGERVWRDWIESEDEFYMWGGSMSTATGLVFNGTQNGNLVAYDGESGDRLWEHEFDVPISASPMSWYDPGEEKQYVAVQVGGSGWLRQGTRGDTLAVFSMGA; encoded by the coding sequence ATGGCACTTCGCAACGACAGGGCCGTTCAGGCCGCACGCGACATCGAACTGGTAGAGATCGAGGACGGCTATACGCTGGTCGGTGGGCCGGAGGAATCGATCACGCAGCAACACGACAGCGACCGAATCCCGGAGGTCGACGTCGATCAGGAGATGTTGAGCAACTCGGGCGAGGATCCGGAATCGTGGCTGATGTACGGCGGCAACTACGAACAGCACCGGGTCACGACCGCCGATCTCATCACGCCCGACACCGTCTCCGACCTCGAGCTCGAGTACGAGCTGTCGGTCGGCACCGGCTCGAGCATGGAGGGGACGCCGATCGTGGTCCCGGGCGACCCGCCGGTCATGTACCAGACCAACGGGCCGAATCACATGAAGGCGATCGACCCCCGCGAGGGGGAGGTCCTCTGGAGCTACACCTACGCGGTCCCGATGGGGGTCGAACTCTGCTGTGACGACAACAACCGCGGGGCCGCCGTCTGGGGCGACAAGGTCTACATGACGACGCTCGACTCGGGGGTCGTCGCACTGAACCGGTACACCGGCGAAGAGGAGTGGTACACGAGCACCGCCGATCACGAGGTCGGCTACTCCGCGACGTGGGCGCCCGTGATCCACGACGGGACGATCTACACCGGAAGCGCCGGCGGCGAGTACGGCGTCCTCGGATTCGAGGCCGCGATCGACGCGGAGAGCGGCGAGATCCAGTGGCAGACCGACACGCTCCCCGAGGACGAGTGGGTCGGAGCGAGCCGGGAACACGGTTGCGGGACGACCTGGATGACGCCGACGATCGACGAGGAACGGGGAGTCCTCTACACGGCGGTCGCGAACCCCGGACCGGACTTCGACGGAACGGTGCGGCCGGGACCGAACTTCCCGACCTGCGGTACGATCGCGCTGGACTTAGAGAGCGGCGAGTTCCAGTGGGGTTTCCAGAGCAGTCCCCACGACGTCTGGGACTACGACGCGGTCGCGCCGCGAGTGCTGCTGCGCGACGTGGACGTCGACGACGGCCCGTCGGAGATGGTCGTCGGCTCCGACAAGACCGGCTGGGTCTACATGATGGACGCCGAGTCCGGACAGCTCCACGAGCGAAGCCAGGAGATCTGCCAGCACATCAATATGTGGGAGATGATCCCCCACATCAGCGCGGACGAGCGGATCCCGTTCGTTCCCGGCGCACCGGGCGGAAACGACTGGCAGCCGCCGTCGTACAACCCCGAGACGGGGTACGTGTACGTCGTCCACCAAAACTTCCCACAGGACCTCTACTGGCGCTACGAGGAGTACAGCGAGGGCAACCCCTACTGGGGCGGCGGCCTGGACGATCCGGCCTCCGAGATGCCCGATGAGTGGAACGAGTCGATTACGGCCTTCGCCGCGGTCGATCCCGCGACGGGCGAGCGCGTCTGGCGCGACTGGATCGAGAGCGAAGACGAGTTCTACATGTGGGGCGGCTCGATGTCGACGGCGACGGGCCTGGTCTTCAACGGGACCCAGAACGGAAATCTCGTCGCCTACGACGGCGAGAGCGGCGACCGCCTCTGGGAGCACGAGTTCGACGTCCCGATCAGCGCCTCGCCGATGAGCTGGTACGACCCCGGCGAGGAGAAGCAGTACGTGGCCGTCCAAGTCGGCGGCAGCGGCTGGCTCCGACAGGGAACCCGCGGCGACACGCTCGCCGTGTTCTCGATGGGGGCCTGA
- a CDS encoding ABC transporter permease: protein MSDGRSESMPDGDRPGTGAGAMPDGRTDRHRHRPVRTPSIGRSRSVRDRVAPVGKRVGPPALVLVVLLAAWQAAVVATGLPTLLLPSPTDVATALLETYPTLLGDAVVTGVTAAAGLLAGGLVGFALAFAMTYSRTATRTLVPYVVALRIAPLIAVAPLLFLWFGRGIPARALLVATLTVFPMTIAALDGLRETPAAYLDLADSVGASRLETFLFVRVPAAAPSVVAGFKIAATLSVIGAVVAEFVTLRAGLGYRVFDTATYLETAETYAALVVLAALGIGFYLVPVALERLLWSASER from the coding sequence ATGAGCGACGGACGGAGTGAGTCGATGCCCGACGGTGATAGACCGGGAACGGGAGCGGGAGCGATGCCCGATGGTCGAACCGACCGCCACCGCCATCGCCCGGTCCGGACGCCGTCGATCGGGCGATCGCGATCCGTCCGCGATCGAGTCGCGCCCGTCGGGAAACGCGTCGGACCGCCGGCGCTCGTCCTCGTCGTTCTGCTCGCCGCGTGGCAGGCGGCCGTCGTCGCCACCGGGCTCCCGACGCTGCTGCTTCCGTCGCCGACCGACGTCGCGACCGCGCTGCTCGAGACGTATCCGACCCTGCTCGGCGATGCGGTCGTGACGGGCGTCACCGCCGCAGCGGGGCTGCTCGCCGGCGGTCTCGTCGGCTTCGCGCTCGCGTTCGCGATGACTTACTCGCGGACGGCGACGCGGACGCTGGTGCCCTACGTCGTCGCCTTACGGATCGCGCCGCTGATCGCCGTCGCGCCGCTGCTGTTCCTCTGGTTCGGCCGCGGAATCCCGGCACGGGCGCTGCTCGTCGCGACGCTGACCGTCTTCCCGATGACGATCGCCGCGCTCGACGGACTGCGGGAGACGCCGGCGGCGTACCTCGACCTCGCCGACTCCGTGGGCGCGTCGCGGCTCGAGACCTTCCTGTTCGTCCGCGTGCCGGCCGCCGCGCCGAGCGTCGTCGCCGGGTTCAAGATCGCGGCCACGCTGTCGGTCATCGGCGCGGTCGTCGCCGAGTTCGTCACGCTCCGGGCCGGGCTGGGCTACCGGGTGTTCGACACGGCGACGTACCTCGAGACGGCCGAGACCTACGCCGCGCTGGTCGTCCTCGCGGCGCTGGGGATCGGGTTCTATCTGGTCCCGGTGGCGCTCGAGCGGTTGCTGTGGTCGGCTTCCGAACGATAG